The Salmo salar unplaced genomic scaffold, Ssal_v3.1, whole genome shotgun sequence genome has a segment encoding these proteins:
- the LOC123738293 gene encoding endonuclease domain-containing 1 protein-like: MMGVLNHLSTLLLLSLLPPALSHVVEKFSDVPQCQNFFLEGTTPNLPGILVGGTVQDQNRYKPICQFYKDRYRFATLYDTTNRIPVFSAYTFTGKVVGRPSQSWMIEPQLEDINNQHDMKVDDKDFPHNQQAADTDYKNNNKHLDRGHLFPCLYAPDDAAKRSTFTLTNIVPQARSFNQGSWSRMECRVRDALELNCKDANDQIKAYVVTGAVPSNNNTLKNRVNIPDLMWTAYCCYNNNLKQWVAQAHWSKNVQDTNKKTLTPETLGALEGELKNSYKVDGFQVFPKNCPRTVILSVLEDETGRNLEGVEEVEPGKRGAGKGAERGVEKGAIRWREHQGS, from the exons ATGATGGGGGTATTGAatcatctctctactctcctccttctctctctccttcctcctgctctctctcatgTAGTGGAGAAGTTCAGTGATGTTCCACAGTGCCAGAATTTCTTCCTGGAGGGGACAACTCCAAATCTCCCAGGTATTTTGGTTGGTGGGACAGTCCAGGACCAGAACCGCTACAAGCCGATTTGCCAGTTTTACAAGGACAGGTACAGGTTTGCAACTCTCTACGACACGacaaacaggatccctgtgtTCTCAGCCTACACCTTCACTGGTAAGGTAGTTGGTAGACCAAGTCAGTCCTGGATGATAGAGCCCCAG CTTGAAGATATAAATAACCAACATGACATGAAGGTGGATGATAAAGATTTCCCACACAACCAGCAGGCTGCGGACACAGactacaaaaataacaacaagCATCTGGACAGAGGTCACCTTTTCCCATGTTTGTACGCACCTGATGATGCTGCCAAGAGGTCCACTTTCACCCTGACAAACATCGTTCCCCAGGCAAGATCCTTCAACCAGGGCAGCTGGAGCAGAATGGAGTGCAGAGTCAGAGACGCTCTTGAGCTTAACTGTAAGGATGCTAACGACCAGATAAAAGCctatgtggtgactggagcagtTCCCAGTAACAACAACACACTGAAGAACCGAGTGAACATCCCAGATCTCATGTGGACAGCCTACTGCTGTTACAACAACAACCTGAAACAGTGGGTGGCCCAAGCACACTGGAGTAAGAACGTACAGgacaccaacaaaaaaacattgacaCCGGAAACCTTGGGAGCACTTGAAGGCGAGTTGAAGAACAGCTACAAGGTTGATGGTTTTCAGGTGTTCCCAAAGAACTGTCCAAGAACCGTTATTCTGAGTGTATTAGAGGACGAGACAGGGAGGAACTTAGAGGGTGTAGAAGAGGTTGAGCCGGGGAAAAGAGGGGCAGGGAAGGGAGCGGAGAGGGGAGTGGAGAAGGGAGCAATAAGATGGCGAGAACATCAGGGGAGTTAA